The proteins below are encoded in one region of Anaerolineae bacterium:
- a CDS encoding XdhC family protein, protein MEEQLSVLRALEEAIARREPAVLATVVEVRGASPAQPGFKLLLRADGTHIGNVGGGALEQEVLRQAGEVLRQGQARLVHYSLREEGEDALGMLCGGDVTVFLEPFLPQPILLIVGGGHIGRPLAEMARIVGYEVQVVDVRPERGDRRQLDPSAITPDTYVVLITENHVTDEEALRQVLRTPAAYIGMIGSLRKVRTIFEHLRAEGFREDDLARVRAPIGLDLGGRLPAEIALAILAEIECVRHGGSGRPRSEPAG, encoded by the coding sequence ATGGAAGAGCAGTTGTCGGTCTTGCGGGCGTTGGAGGAAGCCATTGCACGGCGGGAGCCGGCGGTGCTGGCCACTGTGGTGGAGGTGCGGGGCGCCTCGCCGGCTCAGCCGGGCTTCAAACTGCTCCTGCGGGCGGATGGCACTCACATTGGGAACGTCGGCGGGGGCGCGCTGGAGCAAGAAGTCCTGCGCCAAGCCGGCGAGGTGCTCCGCCAGGGCCAGGCGCGGCTGGTGCATTACAGCCTGCGCGAGGAGGGGGAAGATGCCCTGGGGATGCTGTGTGGAGGGGACGTGACCGTCTTCCTGGAGCCCTTTCTGCCCCAACCCATCTTGCTGATCGTCGGCGGAGGGCATATCGGCCGGCCGCTGGCCGAGATGGCGCGCATCGTCGGTTATGAGGTCCAGGTGGTGGACGTGCGGCCGGAGCGAGGGGACCGCAGGCAGTTGGACCCCTCGGCCATCACGCCGGACACCTACGTGGTGCTCATTACGGAAAATCACGTGACGGATGAGGAGGCACTGCGGCAGGTACTGCGCACGCCGGCCGCCTATATCGGCATGATCGGCTCGCTCCGCAAGGTGCGCACCATCTTCGAACACCTGCGCGCCGAGGGGTTCCGCGAGGACGATCTGGCGCGGGTGCGGGCGCCCATCGGCCTGGATTTGGGCGGCCGACTGCCGGCGGAGATCGCGCTGGCCATCCTGGCGGAGATCGAATGTGTGCGGCACGGTGGGAGCGGCCGGCCGCGTTCGGAGCCGGCCGGATGA